A stretch of Verrucomicrobiia bacterium DNA encodes these proteins:
- a CDS encoding LptF/LptG family permease, which yields MPTLHRYLLRQTLATCLLTVATFTLVLLLGNVLKDVFDLIAVGALTPGAALRAIALLLPFAFSFALPIGMLTASLLVFSRLSVDQELTAIRAGGISLVAAITPVLLLALVMTGVSATLNMVVAPRCRVAFNDLRDTLARQNPTAFIGEGRYVTLGHLTLYAKEVRGNQLRDVLIYGTTNVVRDGVTLRMRDLDVWAPSAELVIGTNGFPEALRLRDLQGLRLTSEGWQSGFLSEHLEPIRGFRPGGRLKPKMSLMTYPQLREELAQRREEGVPAGPVLVHLHKQLAFAFACLAFPMVGIPLGIRVHRRETNIGVAIALALLAVYYSFVILGHAFETRSAYHPHLLFWIPNVAFQGIGMFLIWRANRG from the coding sequence ATGCCGACCCTCCACCGCTATCTGCTCCGACAGACGCTGGCCACCTGCCTGCTGACGGTGGCGACGTTCACGCTCGTCCTGCTGCTGGGGAACGTGCTCAAGGACGTGTTCGACCTCATCGCCGTCGGTGCCCTGACTCCGGGTGCCGCGTTGCGGGCGATCGCACTGCTGCTGCCCTTCGCGTTCTCCTTTGCGCTGCCCATCGGCATGCTCACCGCGTCGTTGCTGGTCTTCAGCCGGTTGAGTGTGGACCAGGAACTGACCGCCATCCGGGCGGGGGGCATCAGCCTGGTGGCGGCGATCACACCGGTGTTGCTGCTGGCGCTGGTGATGACCGGCGTGAGCGCGACGCTCAACATGGTCGTGGCGCCCCGGTGCCGGGTCGCCTTCAACGACCTCCGGGACACCCTGGCGCGGCAGAATCCCACGGCATTCATCGGCGAAGGGCGCTACGTCACCCTCGGACATCTCACGCTCTACGCGAAGGAGGTGCGCGGGAACCAGCTCAGGGACGTGCTGATCTATGGCACGACCAATGTCGTCCGGGACGGTGTCACCCTGCGCATGCGGGATCTGGACGTATGGGCGCCGTCGGCGGAACTGGTGATTGGCACCAACGGGTTTCCCGAGGCGCTGCGGTTGCGGGACCTGCAGGGGCTCCGCCTCACCAGCGAGGGCTGGCAGTCGGGTTTTTTGTCGGAGCACCTGGAGCCCATTCGCGGATTCCGTCCGGGTGGCCGCCTGAAACCCAAGATGAGCCTCATGACGTATCCCCAGCTTCGCGAGGAGCTGGCGCAGCGCCGCGAGGAGGGCGTGCCTGCCGGTCCGGTGCTGGTCCACCTCCACAAGCAACTGGCCTTCGCCTTTGCCTGCCTGGCGTTCCCCATGGTGGGCATCCCCCTGGGCATCCGCGTTCATCGCCGGGAGACGAACATCGGCGTGGCCATCGCCCTGGCGTTGCTTGCGGTCTATTACAGCTTCGTGATTCTCGGGCACGCCTTTGAAACCCGGTCGGCGTATCATCCGCACCTGCTGTTCTGGATCCCCAACGTTGCGTTCCAGGGCATCGGGATGTTCCTGATCTGGCGGGCCAATCGCGGCTGA
- a CDS encoding neutral/alkaline non-lysosomal ceramidase N-terminal domain-containing protein has product MKRALRCRLDRLFLLLAVMGLAGGCGTPPADPGWMPAGVARVDISPRHPVRLMGYASRAGLPPPDAVLLPIHARALALGADPNAAVLLTVDNCILPSAVTETVRMRLSQRLQLPPDRVAITVTHTHSAPCLTGAAPNIFAADIAADDQEAVDAYTGFFTDRLEEAAVTALQNRQPARLAWGQGTVGFAKNRRTAGGPVDHDLPLLRVSSPEGRLRAVLVNYACHCTTLGGDLNATHGDWAGVAAAALERAHPDAIALVAIGCGADANPDPRGSLELVQQHGEALASEAARLLDLPLTPITAAPICRLRTLALPFQPHFTRTDWEQRAAESGIVGYHARKWLARLDRGEPLPESLPYPVQTWAFGDQLAMVFLGGEVVVDYALRLKQELDASRIWINAYANDVPCYIPSRRILAEGGYEAESSLWYYDRPQRLSAEIEDLIVSTVLDLLPATFRADPRQARLPPPLPLPATLSAFRTRPGLRVELVAAEPLVDAPVAVDFGADGRVWVCEMRDYPSGLDGEGRPGGRISVLHDSDGDGRPDTAERIAEGLPFPTGLMTWRDGVLVCAAPDVWWIAPATSGAQPGPDAGTVQPRPGWTATRLLTGFATHNLQARVNGLRWGLDGWVYGSGSLFGGTITNLRSGAVVDCRNRDFRFDPDTGHLEALAGVSQQGRIRDDFDEWFGNDNGALLWHFPLPDRYSRRNPHAGPPGTRRVLPGEADIGRVYPASRTLERFNDPHTANHLTSACGPEIYRDSLLGDAFTGNGFVCEPVHNLVRRALLETDGVSFRTRRAPGEGASEFLSTTDHWFRPVEVRTGPDGALWVVDMHRFVVEHPRWIPEDRLAELDVRAGAGTGRLWRVVPQNAPPRPVRNLASLDPTALAEVLASPNGVERDLAHRLLILSQASSDPSVRDAVRRIAGPDFPAPIRAQALAVLSRWEALPEDWLADALTSGDPRLRRFAIRLAEVGADPAAVPEPLLLSVEDPDPGVRFQLALTLGEFHDPAAGTALAQLAARDAADPWARAAILSSVLASPESFAMTLAAMATSDALAALRRPALDSLIAAERTQAVTRWLVAAFPPERDLSIEATSEALHLLAALASRPLMVQDLAANPDVAAAMATLEARFGDSAAAFIPDAGQPESVRLAAATLLGESARVREDRREELLGMLELELPSAIRGAVLSALRRQETPAVAIRILERWPDRSPGRRAELIGVLLAREAWADVLLSAVEDGRVQGGELSPAQRERLRQSPEVARATRASRLLPPADSDRSQVLDRFAPAAHRAGDPHAGAALFEHLCASCHLLRGVGHEVGPDVAAFRSKSGTDFLVAILDPNAAIEPRYAAWTVETQDGRSFTGVVRDETSTHLTVVQPGGTREVIARADMARLFPSDRSLMPEGLEDGLEPGQLADLIAWIRQAPRNFGETTAGQLAAARERFRELAGSPATLESDTAPLTYPSWLGSLPMHYCRATDGNSRVRWQVPAGPGPWRLPAATGFASQPPGRFTLLVNERPALEFDVSLEDARWTSADSGVVVTYRVEESSAEDSNGLLEIHAAPGWATADAPITFEVRGSPSGSQRWFGVYDARDIAAKTGGR; this is encoded by the coding sequence ATGAAACGAGCCCTCCGGTGCCGTTTGGACCGCCTGTTCCTCCTGCTGGCCGTGATGGGCCTCGCCGGCGGATGCGGCACGCCTCCCGCAGATCCGGGATGGATGCCCGCCGGCGTCGCACGAGTGGACATTTCGCCCCGCCATCCCGTCCGGCTCATGGGGTACGCCTCGCGCGCCGGGCTCCCGCCGCCGGATGCCGTGCTGCTGCCGATCCATGCCCGGGCCCTCGCGCTGGGGGCGGATCCAAATGCCGCCGTGCTCCTGACCGTGGACAACTGCATTCTTCCCTCGGCCGTGACCGAGACGGTGCGGATGCGCCTGTCACAGCGCCTTCAACTCCCGCCGGACCGGGTGGCCATCACGGTCACCCACACCCACAGCGCCCCCTGCCTCACGGGCGCGGCGCCCAACATCTTTGCCGCCGACATCGCGGCCGACGACCAGGAGGCCGTGGATGCCTACACCGGGTTCTTCACCGACCGGCTGGAGGAGGCGGCGGTGACCGCCCTGCAGAACCGTCAGCCGGCAAGGCTGGCCTGGGGACAGGGAACGGTCGGGTTCGCGAAGAACCGGCGCACGGCAGGCGGCCCCGTGGATCATGATCTGCCGCTGCTCCGGGTCAGTTCCCCCGAGGGCCGGCTGCGTGCGGTGCTGGTGAATTACGCGTGCCACTGCACGACGCTCGGGGGCGATCTGAACGCGACGCACGGGGACTGGGCCGGTGTCGCCGCCGCGGCGCTGGAACGGGCGCATCCCGACGCCATCGCCCTCGTGGCCATCGGCTGCGGCGCCGATGCGAATCCGGACCCGCGCGGCAGCCTGGAACTTGTGCAACAGCATGGCGAGGCGCTGGCCTCGGAGGCCGCCCGGCTGTTGGACCTGCCCCTCACCCCGATCACCGCAGCCCCCATCTGCCGGCTGCGCACCCTGGCGCTGCCCTTCCAGCCGCATTTCACCCGGACCGATTGGGAGCAAAGGGCCGCGGAGTCCGGCATCGTGGGCTATCATGCACGCAAGTGGCTTGCGCGTTTGGACCGTGGCGAGCCGCTGCCGGAATCTCTCCCCTATCCCGTCCAGACGTGGGCCTTCGGCGATCAGCTCGCGATGGTGTTCCTTGGCGGCGAGGTGGTCGTGGACTATGCGCTGCGACTCAAGCAGGAGCTCGACGCCTCCCGGATCTGGATCAACGCCTACGCGAACGATGTGCCCTGTTACATCCCCTCCCGGCGCATCCTTGCCGAGGGCGGCTATGAGGCGGAGTCGTCGTTGTGGTATTACGACCGGCCACAACGGCTGTCCGCGGAAATCGAGGACCTGATCGTCTCGACGGTGCTCGACCTGCTGCCGGCGACCTTCCGTGCCGACCCCCGGCAGGCCCGCCTGCCTCCTCCCCTTCCACTGCCGGCAACGCTCAGCGCATTCCGCACGCGTCCCGGACTCCGGGTGGAACTGGTCGCAGCGGAGCCCTTGGTGGACGCACCCGTCGCCGTGGATTTTGGGGCGGACGGCCGGGTGTGGGTCTGCGAGATGCGGGATTATCCCTCCGGACTCGACGGCGAGGGTCGGCCCGGCGGCCGGATCTCCGTGCTGCACGACAGCGACGGCGACGGGCGGCCTGACACGGCGGAGCGGATTGCCGAAGGGTTGCCGTTTCCCACGGGACTCATGACCTGGCGGGACGGCGTCCTGGTCTGTGCCGCTCCGGATGTTTGGTGGATCGCTCCCGCAACATCCGGTGCGCAGCCCGGTCCCGACGCCGGCACGGTGCAACCCAGGCCGGGCTGGACGGCGACGCGGCTGCTCACCGGGTTTGCCACCCACAACTTACAGGCTCGGGTCAACGGGTTGCGCTGGGGCCTCGACGGCTGGGTGTACGGCTCCGGATCCCTGTTCGGCGGCACGATCACCAACCTTCGGTCCGGCGCCGTGGTGGACTGCCGGAACCGCGATTTCCGTTTCGATCCGGACACCGGGCATCTGGAGGCCCTGGCGGGCGTGAGCCAGCAGGGTCGGATCCGTGACGACTTCGACGAATGGTTTGGCAATGACAACGGGGCCCTGCTCTGGCACTTCCCACTGCCTGACCGGTATTCACGCCGCAACCCACACGCCGGCCCTCCGGGCACACGACGGGTGCTGCCCGGGGAGGCGGACATCGGACGCGTGTATCCCGCCAGCCGGACCCTGGAGCGCTTCAATGATCCGCATACCGCCAACCACCTGACCAGCGCCTGCGGACCGGAGATCTACCGGGATTCGCTGCTGGGTGACGCCTTCACGGGCAACGGATTCGTCTGCGAGCCGGTGCACAACCTGGTACGACGGGCCCTCCTGGAAACGGACGGAGTCAGTTTTCGCACCCGGCGCGCACCAGGCGAGGGCGCCTCGGAATTTCTCTCAACCACCGACCACTGGTTCCGCCCGGTGGAGGTCCGCACCGGACCCGACGGCGCGCTCTGGGTGGTGGACATGCACCGGTTCGTGGTCGAGCACCCGCGATGGATTCCGGAGGACCGTCTGGCCGAACTGGACGTCCGGGCCGGAGCCGGCACCGGCCGCCTGTGGCGGGTGGTGCCGCAGAACGCTCCGCCGCGGCCGGTGAGAAATTTGGCATCCTTGGACCCCACGGCCCTCGCCGAAGTCCTCGCATCCCCCAACGGGGTTGAGCGTGATCTGGCCCACCGGCTGCTGATCTTGTCGCAAGCGTCCAGCGACCCTTCGGTCCGGGATGCCGTCCGGCGGATCGCCGGACCGGATTTTCCGGCGCCGATCCGCGCCCAGGCCCTCGCAGTGTTGTCGCGTTGGGAGGCCCTTCCGGAGGATTGGCTGGCCGACGCGTTGACGTCCGGAGATCCCCGATTGCGCCGTTTTGCCATCCGGCTGGCGGAGGTCGGTGCGGACCCTGCTGCCGTCCCCGAGCCCCTCCTCCTCAGTGTGGAGGACCCGGATCCCGGGGTGCGCTTTCAGCTCGCGCTCACCTTGGGGGAATTCCACGACCCGGCTGCCGGCACAGCCCTGGCGCAGCTGGCCGCCCGCGATGCGGCCGATCCCTGGGCTCGTGCCGCAATTCTCAGTTCGGTGCTGGCGTCCCCGGAATCCTTCGCAATGACGCTCGCCGCCATGGCGACCTCCGACGCCTTGGCCGCCCTGCGGCGTCCGGCGCTCGACTCGCTCATCGCGGCGGAACGGACCCAGGCGGTCACGCGTTGGCTGGTGGCGGCATTCCCCCCGGAACGCGACCTCTCCATTGAAGCCACCTCCGAAGCCCTGCACCTGCTGGCCGCTCTGGCATCGCGCCCGCTGATGGTCCAGGACCTCGCCGCAAATCCGGACGTTGCAGCCGCCATGGCAACGCTGGAAGCGCGCTTTGGCGATTCCGCGGCGGCATTCATTCCCGACGCAGGCCAGCCCGAAAGCGTTCGCCTGGCCGCCGCCACGCTCCTCGGCGAATCGGCCCGCGTTCGCGAGGACCGGCGCGAAGAACTGCTCGGGATGCTCGAGCTCGAGTTGCCGTCCGCCATCCGCGGCGCCGTGCTGAGCGCGTTGCGGCGTCAGGAGACACCGGCCGTGGCGATCCGAATTTTGGAGCGCTGGCCCGACCGCTCCCCGGGGCGCCGTGCAGAGCTGATCGGAGTGCTCCTGGCGCGCGAGGCCTGGGCCGACGTCCTGTTGTCCGCCGTGGAGGACGGACGTGTCCAGGGGGGCGAGCTTTCCCCCGCGCAGCGTGAGCGGCTGCGGCAATCCCCGGAGGTCGCGCGGGCCACCCGGGCAAGCCGACTGCTGCCTCCGGCCGATTCCGACCGCTCCCAGGTGCTCGATCGCTTCGCTCCGGCGGCCCACCGGGCCGGCGATCCACACGCGGGAGCCGCGCTGTTCGAGCACTTGTGCGCTTCATGCCACCTCCTGCGGGGTGTCGGACACGAGGTCGGTCCGGATGTTGCCGCCTTCCGGTCCAAATCAGGAACGGACTTCCTCGTGGCCATCCTGGATCCGAACGCCGCCATCGAACCGCGCTACGCCGCCTGGACCGTGGAGACCCAGGATGGACGGTCCTTCACCGGAGTGGTCCGGGACGAAACCTCGACCCATCTCACCGTGGTGCAACCCGGAGGGACCCGTGAGGTGATCGCCCGCGCCGACATGGCCCGGCTGTTCCCATCAGACCGCTCGCTCATGCCGGAAGGCCTGGAGGACGGGCTCGAACCCGGGCAACTTGCCGACCTGATTGCGTGGATCCGGCAGGCGCCCCGAAATTTTGGCGAAACCACGGCGGGCCAGCTGGCGGCCGCACGGGAGCGATTCCGCGAACTGGCGGGATCCCCCGCAACCCTCGAGTCGGATACCGCACCCCTCACCTACCCGAGCTGGCTCGGATCGCTGCCGATGCACTACTGCCGGGCCACCGATGGCAACTCCCGTGTCCGCTGGCAGGTTCCCGCCGGCCCCGGCCCCTGGCGGCTGCCCGCAGCCACCGGATTCGCCTCCCAGCCACCGGGACGATTCACCCTCCTCGTGAACGAGCGGCCTGCGCTGGAGTTTGATGTCAGCCTGGAGGATGCCCGCTGGACCAGCGCGGACAGCGGGGTGGTGGTCACCTACCGCGTCGAGGAGTCCAGCGCCGAGGACAGCAATGGCCTCCTTGAAATCCATGCGGCACCCGGGTGGGCGACGGCGGACGCCCCGATCACCTTCGAGGTCCGGGGTTCACCCTCAGGCAGTCAGCGATGGTTTGGTGTCTACGATGCACGGGACATTGCCGCCAAGACAGGGGGGCGTTGA
- a CDS encoding TMEM14 family protein: MGVNLGRLVMVYGAFLILAGVAGYLSNPEKARTALMSGGTFGALSLFWGWQVHRGHRWAVWTALFTTGFLALIFGWRAAAGWQQYAAGNPDKLVAAVLISLMLAASVLLLPRIVIGLRRHPADGQRPRP, encoded by the coding sequence ATGGGAGTCAACTTGGGACGTCTGGTCATGGTGTATGGCGCGTTTCTCATCCTGGCCGGTGTCGCGGGGTATCTCTCGAACCCGGAGAAGGCGAGGACGGCGCTGATGTCCGGCGGCACGTTCGGCGCGCTGTCACTGTTCTGGGGCTGGCAGGTCCACCGGGGCCACCGGTGGGCGGTGTGGACGGCGTTGTTCACGACCGGCTTTCTCGCCCTGATCTTCGGGTGGCGTGCCGCCGCCGGATGGCAGCAGTACGCCGCCGGCAACCCGGACAAACTCGTCGCCGCGGTCCTGATCTCGCTGATGCTGGCGGCTTCCGTGCTGCTGCTGCCGCGAATCGTCATCGGCCTGCGGCGCCACCCGGCCGACGGGCAACGCCCGCGTCCATGA
- a CDS encoding KamA family radical SAM protein, with amino-acid sequence MQHLKIFRDSGRGSWAGVPDSDWNDWHWQLRHRITSLQQLEPLLPTLTPEERAGILLAGQSKLALAITPYFFNLVDPWDPDCPVRRQVIPRIEETHTAPWESSDPVGEDSHSPVPGLVHRYPDRVLMLVTDRCAAYCRYCTRSRLVSNASGYDFHPDFERQLAYIAAHPEIRDVLLSGGDPLLLSDDKLDHLLGRLRAIPHVEFLRIGSRIPIFMPQRITPALCGRLRRHHPLFLSIHTNHPRELTLEVREALGRLADAGIPLGNQSVLLRHVNDRPEVMLALVQKLLLCRVRPYYLYQCDLISGSAHLRTSVREGLAIMEALRGHTTGYAVPQYVIDAPGGGGKVPVQPEYVLSHNHDRVVLRNYEGRIFEYPESAGGAPMVVGEETGRPTLGFVEPPSPSAASQLSRYFPKFG; translated from the coding sequence CTGCAGCATCTGAAAATCTTCCGGGACTCCGGCAGAGGCTCCTGGGCGGGGGTTCCGGACTCGGACTGGAATGACTGGCACTGGCAGTTGAGGCACCGGATCACCTCGTTGCAACAACTCGAACCGCTGCTGCCCACCCTGACCCCGGAGGAACGTGCGGGCATCCTGCTGGCAGGGCAGTCCAAGCTCGCCCTGGCGATCACGCCGTACTTCTTCAATCTCGTGGATCCTTGGGACCCGGACTGTCCGGTCCGCAGGCAGGTGATCCCGAGGATCGAGGAGACGCACACGGCGCCCTGGGAGTCCAGCGATCCGGTCGGAGAGGACTCCCATTCACCCGTCCCCGGCCTGGTGCACCGCTACCCCGACCGGGTGCTGATGCTGGTCACCGACCGCTGTGCAGCCTACTGCCGCTACTGCACCCGCTCGCGGCTGGTGAGCAACGCCAGCGGTTATGACTTCCACCCCGACTTCGAGCGGCAGCTGGCCTACATCGCGGCGCATCCGGAGATCCGGGACGTGCTGTTGAGCGGGGGCGACCCACTGCTCCTGAGCGACGACAAGCTGGACCATCTGCTGGGCCGGCTTCGGGCCATCCCCCATGTGGAGTTTCTGCGCATCGGCAGCCGTATTCCGATCTTCATGCCGCAACGGATCACCCCGGCCCTGTGCGGGCGGTTGCGCCGGCACCATCCGTTGTTCCTGAGCATCCACACCAATCACCCGCGGGAGTTGACGTTGGAGGTCCGGGAGGCGCTTGGCCGGCTGGCCGATGCTGGCATCCCTCTCGGAAACCAGTCGGTGCTGCTGCGGCACGTGAATGACCGGCCGGAGGTGATGCTGGCGCTCGTTCAGAAGCTCCTCCTGTGCCGGGTCCGCCCCTACTACCTGTACCAGTGCGACCTGATCTCGGGCTCCGCCCACCTGCGGACCAGCGTGCGCGAGGGTCTGGCGATCATGGAGGCCCTGCGCGGGCACACCACGGGCTATGCCGTGCCTCAATACGTGATTGATGCCCCCGGCGGCGGGGGAAAGGTGCCGGTGCAACCCGAGTACGTGCTCAGCCACAACCATGACCGCGTCGTGTTGCGCAACTACGAGGGGCGGATTTTTGAGTATCCGGAGTCCGCTGGCGGAGCGCCAATGGTCGTCGGCGAGGAGACGGGGCGGCCCACCCTGGGATTCGTGGAACCGCCGTCGCCTTCGGCCGCATCGCAACTGTCCCGTTACTTCCCCAAGTTTGGCTAG
- a CDS encoding DUF4143 domain-containing protein: MAPPLGVSVPTIAQWLGVLETPAQLRVVPPFYENFGKRLIKSPKVGLADSGLACRLPGIETAAEPERSPLA; encoded by the coding sequence TTGGCCCCTCCCCTGGGGGTGAGCGTGCCGACCATTGCGCAGTGGCTCGGTGTGCTCGAAACCCCTGCGCAACTCCGTGTCGTGCCGCCGTTTTACGAGAACTTCGGCAAGCGCCTGATCAAGTCCCCCAAGGTAGGTCTCGCCGACTCCGGTCTCGCGTGTCGTTTGCCGGGCATTGAGACGGCGGCGGAACCCGAAAGGTCCCCGCTCGCTTGA